TAAAGTGTTCAGGGGAGGCACTTAAGACCTGATAGTTGGCTCTCTTTTGACCCAGTTAGCAACTGAGTTACAAAATGTGCTAGTGATCGTTTTCTAAAATCAATTCTATTACTGTTGATTAAATATCTATATTGTTATTTTCTAAAAACACACAGGTGAAATTTATCAAGGACATGATACTGTTACACAAGAAATGGTAGCACTTAAACTTGAGTCAGCGAATACTTCAAAACAAGTGTTAAAAATGGAAGTTGCTGTCTTGAAGAAATTACAAGGTTTGTTTTAAATACACCACCTATtatttttcaataatattttggaCCATTGGAATTGTcatgaaaaataaaagcaaCACTTTTGATTCATTGAATTTTCACTTTTGAAaatcacttttattttttttttaattcttttaggTGATTTTACTGATTATGcttccaaaaaaagttttagaatATGAATGCATTGAATTTTGCCCAAACTTTAAATCTTGGTTGTTATGTTGTGAGCAGATTTTTGTGTCTCTTTACAAAATAAGAGGGAATTTCGAAGGCGTTTAGGGATTTTTCTTTAGCCCGGGTTGTCCCCAGCCAACTTGTTTTCTTtacttaaaataaacaaaatgttcaAGGAACCCTCGGAAAAATCAGCTATAACAGTAAACAACCATAGAAGTATATGAAGCCCTAATTTATGTTTCGTAGGAAATTACCATGTTTGTCATTTTATTGCCTGTGGAAGGAATGATCGTTTTAACTATGTTGTCATGTCTCTGGTTGGACAAAATCTTGCTGAACTTCGCCGTAGTCAATCTAGAGGTGCATTTTCCATTGGAACAATGCTTAAACTCGGCGTGCAAATACTCAATGGCATAGAAGCTATTCATGACTGTGGATTTCTGCATAGGGATGTGAAGCCTGTAAGTTGATTATTATGGTTGGTTGTTTCAGCCACTTGTATTTCGTTTAGGGAAAAATAACCCAATAAGGCATCTTTCCATAAGTCTTTCTGGGGAAAAATCTTGTTGTTTTTCTCTAAAGTTATCTTGATGTTGTGTCTGTTTCTGTGTTTCCATACATTTATTTACCATACATTCTGTTTTTTTGCTAGTCAAACTTTGCAATGGGGAATACCAAACAAACGAGTCGAACAGTGTACATGCTAGATTTTGGTTTGTCAAGACAATATGTCAACAACGAGGGAAATGTTAGGGCCGTAAGTATATTATTAAGCAACTGTTCTCTCCCCAAAATTGGCTTTCTGACAAAATTGTGTCTTAAATTCCATGTTTCTTTATCTTTTTAGCCAAGAGCTGTTGCAGGTTTTCGTGGAACTGTTAGATATGCGTCCATTACAGCTCATGAAAACAAGGTGTGTATCCATTCTCTTGTGTAATAAAAGTTATCAGTTCTCAAAACCGTTGATTTATATACCTTATCTTGTAGGAGATGTCGAGGAAGGATGATTTATGGTCAGTATTTTACATGCTTGTAGAGTTTGCACAGGGAAGTCTACCTTGGAGGAAACTTAAAGATAAGGTAAACTACGTAGACAAGATAATGTACTGCTAATAATGACCAAAAGTTACATTTTATCCACACTCCTTTGATGTCTTAGATCtgcctgttaaaaatattcttttgaatcattttttttcattatttaggaAGAAGTTGGGAAATACAAGAAAGCATATGATGACAAAATGTTGCTTAAACACATCCCATCAGAATTTAAACAGTTTTTAGCACATATTAAAAGCCTGGGATACGCTGATAGACCAGATTATAAGGTAAGTTTTTGTGGTGGTTTTGTTCAGCTTATACACACATGTGTCAAGTGGCACATATTTGTTCGGCAAGCAGAAAAATTAGTCTTATGCATCGAGAGTATATGCACTTTTAGgatatacaaaaaagaaattttttttaccagatTACTTCTTTCTCCTGATAATTCTCAAATATAACTTGAACATCAAGGAAAAGTTGTAACAACTACTTTCTTGCTTCTAACTCTTCAAAAAACGTTCCTTTGGCATGTTAATGGAGACCAAACTTTTCCTATTACCTGTTCTTAAAAAATCTGCAATGTCAATCAGTATAAGAAACTTGTActctgattttttattttttgagggAAAAGCTTTAATGGGAGGGGATTGGTAGAAGTATTTAAGATTATCCTAATATAGAAGGTGAGAGGCCACCTCTCAACACCTGCTTTTGTATTTAGTTGCTCCGGCAATGTTGTGAGGATGCTTTAAGTAAGCGCGGTATCCGCCACAGCGATCCTTTTGATTGGGAGAAATCTAATGTTGATGGCTCACTTACGACAACGACTTCAAGTACTTCGAAATACCTGGCGACACCCTTAGGATTTAAACCTGATGTTGCATTAAACAATCCGTCAGATTTGCCTCGATCGAACACAGCTTTACCAGTAGGTGAAGAAAGCTTGCAATATGATGAGGAGGATCAAGCTGTTAATGTACACGTTCCTGAGGGAAGGCAACCGGAAGTCATCGAGAAAAAGGTAGGTGTGTTATTACTGGTGTCTTGTGATTCGTGAAAAGTGctttttcatgaaaatttaATTGTTACAGGTTTTTAACATGTCTTCctaaaattcacaaaaatttaaTACTTATCTTATTTAATATAAATTGTATATACATCATAGCTGTATGCATTTCTTGTATGAGGAGACTGTGATAGAAATAACACGCATTATTTACAAAATGTCATGGTTGCTAAACTGAGATGATATACGATGCTAAAAACTCAGTATAAAAAGAATCGTGACTTAACGTGGATAAAAATTCTActaatttattttatctttttttgaagGAGGCAGCTACACCAGTCAAACTTCCAAGAGCATTCCTACAAGCCATGAAAGAAAACATTCTTGCTGATACCAAGTATAAAGACTTCACTAAAAATCAAAACACTGATAAAACTACGTCACGTATACCTGTACTTAAAGGAAAAGTAAATCCCGTCGCAGTAAAACGGTCTAGTATAGAACAAGACGCTACCAAAAACACTGAAAAGAACATGGAGAATGTGGGTGTAATTAAAGAAATTCAAATGGATAAAGGTAGTGAACAAGGTCTTTTGTTGTGTGGAGATGTCTCAAAAGTTAAAGAATGTGAACGTAGCCAGGACGTTGGTAAGAAAGTTATCGTAACTTCCACTCACATTAATGATGAGAAATTTGACGAACATATTATTGATAAACCACGCTTAGGGGAAATTCACCATATTCCACAAAAGCAATATGCAAACATGCACCATTCAAGCACCGATCGTAAGACTCCATTAAACATTGAAGCTTCGTGCACGGGGAAAACTAAAAACGAAAACGCACTTCAAGCCAATAAATATAAACCTGTGGTGATAAGGGAAGAACCTCCGCAAGAGGCTGCTACAGAGACTGTTGTGGCTGGTATAACAAGTAGACACACCATTGGATATGAAACCACCAATAAAAACAAAGCCAGCTTTGGTAATCTTAAAGTTGGTGATAAAAATCTTTaccttgtaaataaaaataaaaccaacGATATTTCAACTGGCGATACTGTTGAAAATAAACTCGATATatcaaatcaaaataaaaaagacatcACTGTTAACAGTGACGTAAACAAGATAACCAATAGAGTAGAGCAGAAGGAAAGTAACCTTGCGCTTTTAAAGGAAACGTACCAACAGTTGACAACTAATTTGCTTGCCAAAAAGAATGATAGACAAAAGACGATGCTAGGCTTAAACTACCTAACGAATGGAGGAAGTACGAAGCCTCCTGATGAAGAAAGTGAAAAGGGtttgaaagaaataaaagataATAAATGCTCTAAAGTTATTTTGGAAGAAAAGACGATTAAAAGGGATAACGTAAAGGAAAAACAAACGCATAGTGGCGGTGATGTGGTTGAAACATCTTCAAGTGTTGTTGTTATTTCTGAACCACTTGTTACGTCCGTGAAATTGCTTGATAAATTTGAGATAGGTAGTGACATAGCTAGCTCTAATAATCTAAAAGCTGATGGTAAAGCTGACAAAATGGAAAATATGCAGAGTCCTAATAATGATGTGAAGATAGGGTGTACTCTCTTCGATAATTTGAACAGTAACCTAAAGGAAGTGCGTTCATCGCTTCCAACTAAGGATGAAGTAGAAGCAAAGACTGGGAAAGACAGTTTCTGCCACATTGAGCGGTCATTTGAAAATCAACCAGAGGAAAGAGAATTTAACGATTATGAAATTGTCGAAACGATCTATGATCCAGGTATTGAATCTGTTGAAAGGAATCACCACGCTTCAAAGAAAGCCGAATCTGAAGGAGCTATTTATAATACGTATCAAATTGGAAATCCACCTAAAGCAGAATCGCCAAAAGAGCAAACCGCTGAATGTCCCACCATATATAACACGGAAGTCACCAAGGAAtgtgtaaaagaaaaaagtctgCAGAAGAAAGGTAATCTCGAGCCCAAAACCCCCTTGCCCTGTACCTCCAATCATCCTAGTCCAGAACAAGTCCCTAACAGTACTAACCCGTACACCCCAAGCCCAGAATGTGATAGTAGGAAATCAAAAGAGAGACGAAACAGTACTGTCGTTAGGTTTTTGGCCTCTATATATGATGATATGAAATTCAAATTACAAACCAAGACAAAATTGAAAGGTAACAATGAGGCTTTATATAGGAAACAGTCACAAGAGAAGCGAGGTAGTTTTCGTCAGAAACTAAACTTGTATCATAGAAATAAAAGTGCTTCAATGGATTGTCTAGATATGAATGCATCGCCAGCGAACTCACCCATAGTGAACGatataaaaagattttataGTATTGATAAGTTGAACGTCGGTCAAGAAGAAAACTTTGGTAAAGGCGATATAAAAGAATCATCACTTTTAAACAAGAATTTTTCGAACAATGACTTACGTAACAATACCGAAAGAAAAGACATTATTCTAAAAGATCTTAGAAAACCAGGCGGTTCTTTGCTTTCAAAGGACATCGTTTTAGCAGCAGACTCAGATAGTTCGGAAGAAAAAAACCTGCAAGTAAAGCCAAGACCTGTTAGCGAAGTTCCGGAAGCCGATTTGACGGAAGTGAAGTTTATAGCTGAGAAAACTGAGAGTATCAACTACCTTCGTGATGAATACAATTTTGAAGATGAAGTTAACGACGTTATTCCGGACTCCTGGGAAGAAAAGGCAATACAACCTTCACAGTCTGCGCCAAGAGAAGCAAAAACTGCCACGAAGGAGGAATTACACCACGCTAGTGTAGACGTACCACGAAAGAAACCTGCTTTGTCTTTTATTTTGAAATCAAACAAAAATGCTAACACGCAACCTAAAAACGAAAGAAAGAAAAGCAAGGACAACTCTGGGGTAATTAGTGCTTACTCAGCAGATGACGTCAACGATGCGCCATTACAAGgtaaagagaagaaaaaacGAACAGAGAAACGATCGCGTAAAAAAGGTAAATTTGATGACATCCGTTATGGAAGCGATTCAATAATAAGCGACAGTGGATGCGACGACTCTTCGGTTACGTCGTCAGCGAGACACATGCCACAACCGCCGGCTGAAAGAAGGAGAACTGGAAAGATTGATGCAAGGTAagatgtattaatttttttttcgattttttttcttttgacatTATTTTGAGACAAAAATTCACTGTGGAGAAGAGTATGACGTCAGTGTGCTAAGAAAATGTGTAAGCCCAGctattataaaaagaaaaatgagcaCCTGGgtgcataaataaaatttatggatttacatgtaaaaaatgtttttaaatgcaTCCTAAAGAAGCCAAAAGTGAGGAAGGGATTAAAAGTTGCtcacaaatgttttaaaaacaaaccttcTGCTTTGTGTGGTAAGAGTATCATAAAATGTTTAGACTAAGGATGATTTTTTTTCAGGTTTCGTCGATATAAAATGTACGCTATTAAAAATCCAAAGGGAGGCAGTTAGCATTTAACAGCAAGTGCTGTAAATAGACCGATAATACTTCAGAATTGTTACAAAGACGACGTTGTTGCTGGATGGAGAAGCAATTTACCTGCAAGGATAAAGAGAGAACTATCCTGAACGAATGAAGTGGGAACTCTCTAGCACGGATAATGTAACATATCTTCTTCAAGGATAAAAGACATCTATCCTGCACGGATGAAAAGATAACCCTCCTGCTTGGATGAAGAAATATCTCTCCTGCACGGATGAAATGATAACTCTCCTGAGCAGATGAAGAGACAACTCTCCTGCGCGGATGAAAAGACAACCCTCCTGCACGGATAAATAGACAACTCTCCTCCTGTTTCGCAGTCTTTCCCATGTGATTGCGCGTTTGGAAGAAAGCAACAAGGCAGTGTCACACGAACCAGAAATATGACATGCAATATCGGTTCGATTATCATCCAGTCACATTCTTGCCTGCAAACTGCATTGAAGTTTCATTATTTCCTTGTTATTCATTATACATATGTCCTTTcgttcatcatttttttctcactaaaataatttttttacgtcattaaatgaaaaaagttttatttatatatagataTTAAGAGAAGTAAGTGAAGATAGACAAAATCTAATATATATTTGATCAAAGGTTTCTTTTGTGTGAAACTAACCAGATCCTTTAAGTGAAGCCGTAATTTTGGCCAATGCGTGAACTCTGTGGACGATAATAAAGCGTATAAATTGTAATACAGCCATTCACAAAAAATTAATCTGGAAACATTCTTTACAATTTAAGAGaacattttttaacttgtttacagggaaagtatttttgtttttattatgctCCAAAGTTagcctttttttgtttttaccgaGTTATAAATCCCTTGAACCTTATTGGCCACATGATATATGCGGATAGACTTTATCGTTTTTAACTAACACTTGGCAATTAATATTGTCCTAAGTGTGATCATGTTTTACAACGATGAAAtatgtaaatgtttttatttaattaaattgtatatttttctattatcttCGAAACATGGATAATTTTAAAACAGACTAGATGTTGTATATTATATACAATATGACGCTATAATTAATCCTTCAACCCACTTGGGTTAGGCTCATCTAGGGTTATAGGTTAAAGGGGTGGAGGGAGATCTCACAACCCATTCAGTCGTCGTATAACATAATAATACGAAAGCTGTGTATGCCAATCTGTCTGTAACAGGGACACAAGCATCCTCTTTGAAAATGTTctgtctttttttaaagttttcttaACAATTTTAATTAGTCGAAACAAATCGTGTGATAAAATAAAGCTGTTTCATTAGCTAAGAATTCTAGAATACAACAGGTAACTTAAATTTACCGTGATGGGTTTTGAAATCACTGGAATTGCGTCAGAAGCAAGTCAtgctataaaaatattaataagtcAAATAAGTGTTCTAATTTGcagcccccccccccttccAATTTTTTGTGATAACTTCTAAAGCATACAGTTTTAGGGCTTGAAACTAGGTGATTTTTTTAACTAGCTTCAGGGTggtcaaaatatttttggtttAACTTCACGTCTGTTGTCATGACAACTAATGGTTAACAGGTAGTCGGAAAAAAATCAGACGAAACAATTTTTGTTTCTTCAAATATCCTTATCAATAGTTTGAAAGTcatattttagattttattGTGCTTTAATGTAATTTCATAAATCTAAAACGTTCGCTAATGTTTTTCTTATCCCTAATTTTATGTTGCATCATTATAGTCTTTTCTcggtttgaaaaaaataacatgACTTATCTTTGAGTGAAGGacatcatttttcttttatcctaatttttcttCAGTGTTCCAACCAACATTTTTGCCAAGTTTTGTGACAAAGACATTTCATTCCAGAAAGCTAGCATCTCTTTTCTTCTTGAAGTTCTAGAGAGGTTTTTTATCTCAATACCTACCCATTATGCTCTTTATATTACATCCTAATGTCGATATACCCGATATACCCATCGATATTTCGATTTGTTCACTTAATCATTATCTTTCTGACTTTGAATTTAAGTTTTAATAAGATAAACATATATTCGGAATTGGTTTTATTCTTTTCATTTCTCTCTACCAGCAAATATTTGGCTTGACTTGCTTGTCGTGATTTAGTAACATGTTTGTATAAATACTTATCTTTCATAGTTACATAAATAAGAATGGGTTTGTTAACaatattgaagaaaatgaagcaGAAAGAAAGAGAGATGAGATTGCTGATGCTGTATCCTTTTTAAATCAAGTATTTAAACACTTCGGACCATGTGTAATGTACTGATAGATAACACCAGCGTAAGATTGGCTTGTGTTAACAGATAGGTCTTTGTTAGATATCCTGCCAGGAAGCTAAGTATTTTTGggtaatgttttttgtttgatgTTGTAAATAAGAATACAAACTTCAACTTTCAATCCTTCGCCAAAAGTAATTCAaattttgttatcttttttccttttttctattcttgataaataaaacatcATTAAAATCCTTAACTTGATTATTAGTGGTTTAGACAATGCTGGTAAAActaccattttaaaaaagtttaatggcgAAGATATCGACACAATTTCACCGACATTGGGATTTAATATAAAGACTTTAGAACATAATGGGTAGGTTTTGATCTCAAACGAGGGGTATTTATTTTTGCCTTGAATGACGATGCACAGAGTTACAGACAGTATTTGTGGAGATAACGAATGTGGTATTGATGCTGGATAATGTTCTTTGCACTATTtacaagttgtttttatttgtaagTAGACAGACCCTCTTACACGACTTGAAAATTGCTGACACAAAATATAAATCTCTGGCTCCCAGTTTGGTATTAGGTTAAAGACGTTAACTTCCTAGTTGTTAAAATTAAACCTTTAacatttaaattaagaagatttgAAAATCTTATAACAGCTGTTAATAATACAAACTCTTCTTTTAgctttaaattaaatatttggGATGTGGGCGGACAGAAGTCTTTACGTTCTTACTGGAGAAATTATTTCGAGTGTACAGATGGCTTGATTTGGGTTGTCGACAGTGCAGACAAATGGCGGTTAGAAGATtgcaaaaaagaattaaaatctttattaaaAGAAGAGGTATGTGACGTTGTTGTTTCTGTTTCGTGGTACATCAAATGTAATCCGCAACAGTATCATCCGTTTGATTCAGCAATGATTCTATTGATGTTGATGTAATGATCATATTATGCATTGTCCTGAGCATGGCTCTTTAACATGATGAAAATGTTATTAATGAATTCTGTTGAGATGTATAAGTGAGTGATTAGCAGAAACATCTAGCATTTCCATTAGAGCTAATAATCCGCCTCATCTTGTTCAAAGTAGAACTTTGGTAATTTTGATGTAAAGAGCATCTGACATAATGAACCCCGCAACAAAATTTGAAGCCATTTTTGGGTGTCCGTCATGTTAAAGACCCTCTTTCTGCTTTAGTTGAttgttctatatatatatatcatttaaAATAGTCTTACAAGTTACAAATATGGTATCATGAAAAACACACTATGGCCAAACACTGACCATACTTGTTGACTGGTTACTGTTCTGCATTCACATGGTAAATATATGTGGTCAATATAAGGAAACTTTCGTTGCCCTACATGATTTGGACAAACGACCCTACAGACACGAGGGAACATAAATAtagcgaaattttaaaatgcattcTTAAAAATAAGTTTACGTGATGTAATTTACCAATACTTTAGGATTGATATTAGGGCGAAAAGAAATGGGTTGCTATCCCCCCCCAAAAATAGGCCGTTCAAATAGGTTATGTTTCTAATActtgtttttaatgttaattgtttataaaacctcgttttcatgtagAGGTTAGCAGGTGCGACGTTGTTAGTATTTGCCAACAAACAAGATTTACCAGGTGCTTTAAATGCTGAAGAAATCAAGGAGGTATGTTATGGATGTCAGGGAATGGGATGTTCACAAATATTTCTAATACCACTAGCAAGTCGTTCAAAAATTCTTATATATATCTTGTATATGTTGGTACAGCTACTTTCGTTGTTTATTTAAAGTATACCTTGCCATAAGCCCTCCTGTTAATGTGGCTAATTTCTTTCCACATTTTATGTTGTTGGTAAGTACTTTCGAGTAAAACAGATCAATAAGAAAGGATGCATCGAGAACAAAGTGTTTTGTTTTGTGTCAACCTGGCAGGAGCCAGCAATTAGATTTCATAATACAACAATTTTATTCTTCTAGGTATTAGAACTGGACAGCATTAAATCGCATCACTGGCAAATACTCGGTTGCAGTGCTGTTACTGGTTTGAAGTTACTCGATGGAGTTGATTGGTTGATAGCTGATATAGCTTCTAGGATATTTACAATGGATTAGGTCAGAAAACTCTAAGATGCTATTTAATTTGACTAACATAAAATCATGTGATGGAATAGATTGTTTTACCCAAAATAGGTAGGGACCACAGTGCGTTTTTTTATGTGTACGCAATGCGATACTGTTGCATTGCACGCGCGAGCAAAATTACACCATGGCGCgtatttttctctctttttcaaGCAATGTATGCAGcaaaaattgacaaattaaTTGTTGCAAAAAATCAAATCATTTGATTTCGTGCAACAGTTTATTTAGTGTTGTTTTttcataataaataaaaacaaataatttaatcCTGGTCCTTCTATAGGTTCCCCGGTCCTCGTTTCCCCGGTATGCCACATCGcagttgtttgttgtttgtttgtttttttatattttttgagatGTGCGTGTAATTGCTAAATTAAAATGGTTCAGAAAAAAAGGATGCTGCAGTGTATGCTCCACAGCGaggcattttaaaatttctactgCCCAAATGAAATTGTCACTAGTGTGGTACCGTACCCATCTTTTATACAGATTTTATATATAGCTTttaatatatacttttttatatatcttGATCCTTTTCAAAattatgctttttaaaaaacgtgTCTTAATTGTCTAGACATTTCTTCACTGTTACAAGTTCTCCGTCTTTCTATCAATTAGTAGTTCAAATTTTCATATATGAcgttaattttttgat
This is a stretch of genomic DNA from Hydractinia symbiolongicarpus strain clone_291-10 chromosome 9, HSymV2.1, whole genome shotgun sequence. It encodes these proteins:
- the LOC130657967 gene encoding uncharacterized protein LOC130657967 isoform X1, whose protein sequence is MDDPPDLLRIGEYVKQRWKVVKKIGGGGFGEIYQGHDTVTQEMVALKLESANTSKQVLKMEVAVLKKLQGNYHVCHFIACGRNDRFNYVVMSLVGQNLAELRRSQSRGAFSIGTMLKLGVQILNGIEAIHDCGFLHRDVKPSNFAMGNTKQTSRTVYMLDFGLSRQYVNNEGNVRAPRAVAGFRGTVRYASITAHENKEMSRKDDLWSVFYMLVEFAQGSLPWRKLKDKEEVGKYKKAYDDKMLLKHIPSEFKQFLAHIKSLGYADRPDYKLLRQCCEDALSKRGIRHSDPFDWEKSNVDGSLTTTTSSTSKYLATPLGFKPDVALNNPSDLPRSNTALPVGEESLQYDEEDQAVNVHVPEGRQPEVIEKKEAATPVKLPRAFLQAMKENILADTKYKDFTKNQNTDKTTSRIPVLKGKVNPVAVKRSSIEQDATKNTEKNMENVGVIKEIQMDKGSEQGLLLCGDVSKVKECERSQDVGKKVIVTSTHINDEKFDEHIIDKPRLGEIHHIPQKQYANMHHSSTDRKTPLNIEASCTGKTKNENALQANKYKPVVIREEPPQEAATETVVAGITSRHTIGYETTNKNKASFGNLKVGDKNLYLVNKNKTNDISTGDTVENKLDISNQNKKDITVNSDVNKITNRVEQKESNLALLKETYQQLTTNLLAKKNDRQKTMLGLNYLTNGGSTKPPDEESEKGLKEIKDNKCSKVILEEKTIKRDNVKEKQTHSGGDVVETSSSVVVISEPLVTSVKLLDKFEIGSDIASSNNLKADGKADKMENMQSPNNDVKIGCTLFDNLNSNLKEVRSSLPTKDEVEAKTGKDSFCHIERSFENQPEEREFNDYEIVETIYDPGIESVERNHHASKKAESEGAIYNTYQIGNPPKAESPKEQTAECPTIYNTEVTKECVKEKSLQKKGNLEPKTPLPCTSNHPSPEQVPNSTNPYTPSPECDSRKSKERRNSTVVRFLASIYDDMKFKLQTKTKLKGNNEALYRKQSQEKRGSFRQKLNLYHRNKSASMDCLDMNASPANSPIVNDIKRFYSIDKLNVGQEENFGKGDIKESSLLNKNFSNNDLRNNTERKDIILKDLRKPGGSLLSKDIVLAADSDSSEEKNLQVKPRPVSEVPEADLTEVKFIAEKTESINYLRDEYNFEDEVNDVIPDSWEEKAIQPSQSAPREAKTATKEELHHASVDVPRKKPALSFILKSNKNANTQPKNERKKSKDNSGVISAYSADDVNDAPLQGKEKKKRTEKRSRKKGKFDDIRYGSDSIISDSGCDDSSVTSSARHMPQPPAERRRTGKIDARFRRYKMYAIKNPKGGS
- the LOC130657967 gene encoding uncharacterized protein LOC130657967 isoform X2, producing the protein MDDPPDLLRIGEYVKQRWKVVKKIGGGGFGEIYQGHDTVTQEMVALKLESANTSKQVLKMEVAVLKKLQGNYHVCHFIACGRNDRFNYVVMSLVGQNLAELRRSQSRGAFSIGTMLKLGVQILNGIEAIHDCGFLHRDVKPSNFAMGNTKQTSRTVYMLDFGLSRQYVNNEGNVRAPRAVAGFRGTVRYASITAHENKEMSRKDDLWSVFYMLVEFAQGSLPWRKLKDKEEVGKYKKAYDDKMLLKHIPSEFKQFLAHIKSLGYADRPDYKLLRQCCEDALSKRGIRHSDPFDWEKSNVDGSLTTTTSSTSKYLATPLGFKPDVALNNPSDLPRSNTALPVGEESLQYDEEDQAVNVHVPEGRQPEVIEKKEAATPVKLPRAFLQAMKENILADTKYKDFTKNQNTDKTTSRIPVLKGKVNPVAVKRSSIEQDATKNTEKNMENVGVIKEIQMDKGSEQGLLLCGDVSKVKECERSQDVGKKVIVTSTHINDEKFDEHIIDKPRLGEIHHIPQKQYANMHHSSTDRKTPLNIEASCTGKTKNENALQANKYKPVVIREEPPQEAATETVVAGITSRHTIGYETTNKNKASFGNLKVGDKNLYLVNKNKTNDISTGDTVENKLDISNQNKKDITVNSDVNKITNRVEQKESNLALLKETYQQLTTNLLAKKNDRQKTMLGLNYLTNGGSTKPPDEESEKGLKEIKDNKCSKVILEEKTIKRDNVKEKQTHSGGDVVETSSSVVVISEPLVTSVKLLDKFEIGSDIASSNNLKADGKADKMENMQSPNNDVKIGCTLFDNLNSNLKEVRSSLPTKDEVEAKTGKDSFCHIERSFENQPEEREFNDYEIVETIYDPGIESVERNHHASKKAESEGAIYNTYQIGNPPKAESPKEQTAECPTIYNTEVTKECVKEKSLQKKDMNASPANSPIVNDIKRFYSIDKLNVGQEENFGKGDIKESSLLNKNFSNNDLRNNTERKDIILKDLRKPGGSLLSKDIVLAADSDSSEEKNLQVKPRPVSEVPEADLTEVKFIAEKTESINYLRDEYNFEDEVNDVIPDSWEEKAIQPSQSAPREAKTATKEELHHASVDVPRKKPALSFILKSNKNANTQPKNERKKSKDNSGVISAYSADDVNDAPLQGKEKKKRTEKRSRKKGKFDDIRYGSDSIISDSGCDDSSVTSSARHMPQPPAERRRTGKIDARFRRYKMYAIKNPKGGS
- the LOC130657969 gene encoding ADP-ribosylation factor-like protein 2, with the translated sequence MGLLTILKKMKQKEREMRLLMLGLDNAGKTTILKKFNGEDIDTISPTLGFNIKTLEHNGFKLNIWDVGGQKSLRSYWRNYFECTDGLIWVVDSADKWRLEDCKKELKSLLKEERLAGATLLVFANKQDLPGALNAEEIKEVLELDSIKSHHWQILGCSAVTGLKLLDGVDWLIADIASRIFTMD